The Vagococcus penaei genome includes the window AGCTAATCAGTATCGAATTGATTCACCTAATTTAGCCGATGTTCCACTTTATCAGACGAAAATAAAACCGAGTTTAAAAGAAGAACTGCTACGGACAGCAACTCAATTAAGGCAAAACTTCCAACTTATTGAAGGTGAGCCAGATTTTGATAAGACTATTAAGATTTTACAAGAAGATATTGTAAGGGTTCAATACTTACAAGGGTTAGTTGAAACAGATGCGTGTGACGAGTTATACCAAGTGTTTCAAACAATGAAATTTTCACGCATTGCAGGTCCATCTAAAAAAACAAGTTCGCCTGAAATTATGGAAACTTATGAGCAGGTTAAGTTAGCAAGAAAACAATGTAAAGAAGCGATTGAGGGACTTGGTCAACAGTATTTTGCTCACTCACCAGCTAAGATTCTTGACTTAATGCTAAAAGCCTATCCTCTAGTAAAAGAGATGAGCCGTGTCGCAAAAGAATTTATGCAGGCTTTTCGCCAAAGTAAATCACAAAAAAATTTAGTTGATTTTAATGATTTAGAGCATTTTACTTTAGCAATTTTAGCGAACAATACAACAGGAGAATGGGTAGGTACGGAAGCTTCGACCTATTATCGTCAAAAATTCAAAGAAATTTTAGTCGATGAATACCAAGATATTAATCAACTGCAAGAAAGTATTTTATATTGGTTACGCCAACCCGATGCTGAACAAGGTAACTTTTTTATGGTTGGTGACGTCAAACAATCGATTTATGCTTTTCGTTTAGCCGACCCAACATTATTTATCGATAAATATACCACTTACGCAAATGAAATTGGTGGTAGACGGATTATTCTAGCAGAAAATTTTCGGTCACGTTCGCAAGTCTTAGATTTTACGAATTATGTCTTTATGCAATTAATGACTCATGATTTAGGACAAATTGATTATGATGAGAACGCGAAATTAATTACTGGATTTACAGCTTATCCTGAAGAAGCGAATTATGAAACTGAAATAATGATTTATGAGAGTGAAACGGAAGACGAAGAGACGGATAGTATTGAAACGCTTGATTTTGTAATTGATGACAAGACAGAGGGTGAGCTACTATTAATTGGTCTAAAAATTAAAGAGCTTATTGCACAAGAATATCCAATTTATCGTAAAAAATTAAAGCAATCAACACCGTTAACTTATAAAGATATTGTTTTATTAACGCCAACCAAAAAAAATAATTTGGTCATTTTAGATGTCTTTAAACGGTTAGGGATTCCATTATTTGTTAACGACACGCAAAACTATTTCCAAGCAACTGAAATTAAAGTGATGGTTGCATTACTACAAATGATTGATAATCCTTACCAAGATATTTCAGTTGCGGCAGTTCTTAGATCACCAATTGTCGGATTACAAGAAAATGATTTGGCGTTACTAAGAACCTTTCAACCAAAAGGCTATTTTTACGATTCTGTCTTAGCTTATTTAGCACAAGAAGAACAAATCACTGAAACGTTTGAACGAATTCATTATTTTATTGAACAATTTAATCACTGGCGTGAAGTAGCAAGACGTGAGTCTTTAGCGACACTCATTTGGAAAATTTATCAAGAAACTGGTTTTTTAGATTATGTTGGAGGAATGCCTTCAGGACGCCAACGTCAAGCCAATCTTCACGCATTGTATGAGCGAGCTTCTGCATATGAAAATATGAATTTTAAAGGATTATTTCAGTTTGTGCGTTTAATTGAAAAAATGCAAGAAAAAGATCGAGACTTGGCTGAACCAAATCAACTAAATGAAGACGAAGATGCAGTACGTGTCATGACAATTCATGCGAGTAAAGGCTTAGAATTTCCAGTGGTATTTGTTTTAGACTTAGCTAAACAATTTAATTTACAAGATATTAACCAGACTCGTTTTATTTTTGATGAACATTTAGGAGCAGGCATTAAGTACTTGGACAGTGACCAACGTGTTAATTATCAAACACTGCCTTATTCAGTCTTAAGAGAAGAAAAAAAGAAAAAATTATTGGCGGAAGAAATGCGTAAACTCTACGTTGCGTTAACTAGGGCGGAACAAAAATTATTTTTAGTGGGGTCATATAAAAATAAAGAAGTAGCATTAACTCGTTGGCAAAAGCAACTAGTTAGTGAAACGGTTGCGATTGATGCACCAACTAAATTAGTTCATCGTAGTCTAATGGATTGGATTGGTATGAGTCTGGTTCGTCATCCAAACATTCAAAAAGAATACCCTGAAATTGACGTTCTAGTGAATCAAACTTTGGGTAAACATCCCATGACGTGCCAATTAACATTTTATCAAAAAGATGTGTTATTAGAGCAAGCTAGTCACGTGACACATGAAGTTGTAAGTGACTTAATAACAACGAATTCTGTACCAAATCCACAAAAACTAAAAGAGATTACAGATCGTTTGAATTTTGTTTATCCAGATGAAGCAGCAACTTTAACAACAAGTTATCAAGCTGTATCAGAAATTAAACGTGTGTTTGAAGATCCAGATGATCATGATTTACCATTACTTGATCTGACCCTCACACGACACGAGCGTCCAACAGAAGGTTATCGTTATGTGACCGATGAATTAGCCACACCAACATTTATGACTGTTGAAACAGAGCCAAGTGCTGCTCAAATTGGTACGGCGACTCATCTGTTAATGCAGTTGATACCATTAGATAAAAAACCAACACGCAAAGATTTTATCCAATTATTAGATCGCTTAGTTGAAGATGGCTTAATTGAAAAATCAGTGGCCGATGCAATCGATTGTGAGCATTTAGTCCCTTTTTTCACGACGGAATTTGGCGAGTCGTTGCTTAAACATCATCAACAAGTAAAAAGGGAACAACCATTTTCATTATTATTAAAAGCAAGTCAATTATTTGATAATGGATCAGATGACTCAGAAGATACGGTTTTAGTCCATGGAATTATTGATGGGTATTATCAAAATGGTTCGGAGGTTGTTTTATATGATTTCAAAACGGATTATGTGTCCAAACAAGTCACAGAAAAAGAATTGACGGCTATCAAGAAGAGGTACCAAGGCCAACTTAATTTATATAAACTTGCCTTAACTGAAGTCCTCAATCAACCAGTGACTCAAGTTAAATTAATTTTACTTGGGCCGATGTTAATTTTAGATAGTTGATAGTGGTTTTATTATCTAGAATCGTAGTCAATAACTAATAAATATGCTACAATTTATGAAAAGAGAGGTGTGAAAATATGTATAAAACAACGGCAGAATTAAAGAATGAAGTAAAAGATGCTTTAAGAGGGCGCTGGAGTTCAGCGATTAAATTAAGTTTAGTGCCAATTGTTTTTCAAATTATTGCGATATGGTTTCTTTATCTTGTACTCGGGACAATAGTCTATTTTGTTCAAAAATATTTAGGTGGTAGTTCAATGGATACCTATATATCGGCTAATAACAATTCGTCAGGTAATGGTCCAGGTAGCTATATTCTAAATTTCCTCTTAACCTTCTTAACATTGGGTGTGTCCTTTACATTTCTAGATGTTCTTAGACAGGGGAAAAAGGCTGATATGAGTTTTAAACAAGCTTTTCGATTGTTTAATGGTGTTGACTTTGTCCCAATTTTTTTAATTAATATATTGATGTATATTTTCCAAACCCTTTGGAGTATGCTATTTATTATCCCAGGTATTGTTAAAACCTATGCTTATTCACAATCTAAT containing:
- the addA gene encoding helicase-exonuclease AddAB subunit AddA, with amino-acid sequence MSNIPIKPANSQFTDEQWRSVYDGGNNLLISASAGSGKTTVLVERVIQKIKQGVGIDELLIVTYTEAAAKEMKARIQVAIQESVNQESDVEQKQHLVRQLSLLPTANISTLHAFCLQVIRKYYYLIDIDPVFRLLTDETENMLLMEDVWFDLREELYGKEEEIFYHLTENFSNDRSDDGLTRLIFSLQTFARANPDPVSWLDSLANQYRIDSPNLADVPLYQTKIKPSLKEELLRTATQLRQNFQLIEGEPDFDKTIKILQEDIVRVQYLQGLVETDACDELYQVFQTMKFSRIAGPSKKTSSPEIMETYEQVKLARKQCKEAIEGLGQQYFAHSPAKILDLMLKAYPLVKEMSRVAKEFMQAFRQSKSQKNLVDFNDLEHFTLAILANNTTGEWVGTEASTYYRQKFKEILVDEYQDINQLQESILYWLRQPDAEQGNFFMVGDVKQSIYAFRLADPTLFIDKYTTYANEIGGRRIILAENFRSRSQVLDFTNYVFMQLMTHDLGQIDYDENAKLITGFTAYPEEANYETEIMIYESETEDEETDSIETLDFVIDDKTEGELLLIGLKIKELIAQEYPIYRKKLKQSTPLTYKDIVLLTPTKKNNLVILDVFKRLGIPLFVNDTQNYFQATEIKVMVALLQMIDNPYQDISVAAVLRSPIVGLQENDLALLRTFQPKGYFYDSVLAYLAQEEQITETFERIHYFIEQFNHWREVARRESLATLIWKIYQETGFLDYVGGMPSGRQRQANLHALYERASAYENMNFKGLFQFVRLIEKMQEKDRDLAEPNQLNEDEDAVRVMTIHASKGLEFPVVFVLDLAKQFNLQDINQTRFIFDEHLGAGIKYLDSDQRVNYQTLPYSVLREEKKKKLLAEEMRKLYVALTRAEQKLFLVGSYKNKEVALTRWQKQLVSETVAIDAPTKLVHRSLMDWIGMSLVRHPNIQKEYPEIDVLVNQTLGKHPMTCQLTFYQKDVLLEQASHVTHEVVSDLITTNSVPNPQKLKEITDRLNFVYPDEAATLTTSYQAVSEIKRVFEDPDDHDLPLLDLTLTRHERPTEGYRYVTDELATPTFMTVETEPSAAQIGTATHLLMQLIPLDKKPTRKDFIQLLDRLVEDGLIEKSVADAIDCEHLVPFFTTEFGESLLKHHQQVKREQPFSLLLKASQLFDNGSDDSEDTVLVHGIIDGYYQNGSEVVLYDFKTDYVSKQVTEKELTAIKKRYQGQLNLYKLALTEVLNQPVTQVKLILLGPMLILDS
- a CDS encoding DUF975 family protein; amino-acid sequence: MYKTTAELKNEVKDALRGRWSSAIKLSLVPIVFQIIAIWFLYLVLGTIVYFVQKYLGGSSMDTYISANNNSSGNGPGSYILNFLLTFLTLGVSFTFLDVLRQGKKADMSFKQAFRLFNGVDFVPIFLINILMYIFQTLWSMLFIIPGIVKTYAYSQSNFIYKDLSEHKDVRTLGATSFITESRQLMNGHKGRLFWLDITFIGWYLLVPLTGGLAAFYVTPYVSATKAAFYNDLSKGKYLAPEEESSDEWTNF